The proteins below are encoded in one region of Treponema primitia ZAS-1:
- a CDS encoding site-specific DNA-methyltransferase yields the protein MPSNPRLELTWIGKENRPHLEPRIILEDPAKNHHAKHRTDKKDIFDNRLIFGDNLLALKALEHEFTGKIKCIYIDPPYNTGSAFEHYDDGIEHSIWLGLMRDRVELLRRLLADDGSIWINLDDNEVHYFKVLCDEIFGRNNYKTTITWQRKYSVSNNYMGIASICDYILVYSKSDKFNSNLLPRSEESTARYNNPDNDPRGPWKAVDYLNQVTPEKRPNLCYDIINPNTGKIISNTKKAWKYDPNTHKVHVDENRIWWGIDGQNTVPALKLFLSEVRDGMTPHNWWPHDEVGHTDEAKKEMIGLYGATNVFSTPKPERLIQRIIHIATNPGDLVLDSFAGSGTTGAVAHKMGRRWIMIELGEHCHTHIIPRLKKVIDGEDQGGITEAAGWKGGGGFRYYRLAPSLLQKDKWDNWIINKEYNPEMLAEAVCKLEGFSYVPSDTLYWMHGKSTENDYIYVTTAQLTHDQLALLSDEVGDNRTLLVMCTAFRSRAGGFSNLTIKKIPTSVLSKCEWGHDDYSLQIENLPIAKKPPKTQPDLFEGDEE from the coding sequence ATGCCTTCTAACCCCCGTCTAGAACTTACCTGGATCGGCAAAGAAAACCGCCCGCACCTCGAACCCCGAATCATTCTTGAAGACCCCGCGAAAAACCATCACGCCAAACACCGTACCGATAAAAAAGACATTTTCGACAACCGCCTCATCTTCGGCGACAACCTCCTTGCCTTAAAAGCCCTAGAGCATGAATTTACCGGAAAAATAAAATGCATCTACATTGACCCGCCATACAATACCGGTAGTGCATTTGAACATTATGACGATGGCATAGAACATTCAATATGGCTTGGCCTAATGCGGGACAGGGTTGAATTATTGAGGCGATTATTGGCTGATGATGGATCGATATGGATTAACTTAGATGATAATGAAGTCCATTATTTCAAAGTCTTATGCGATGAGATATTTGGAAGAAATAACTATAAAACAACTATTACTTGGCAGAGGAAATACAGTGTTAGCAATAATTATATGGGGATTGCTTCAATTTGTGATTATATCCTTGTATATTCAAAATCCGATAAATTTAATAGTAATCTATTGCCTCGTAGTGAAGAATCGACTGCACGTTACAATAATCCAGATAATGATCCAAGAGGGCCATGGAAAGCCGTAGACTATCTAAATCAGGTAACACCTGAAAAAAGACCTAATTTATGCTATGATATTATCAATCCTAATACAGGAAAAATAATTTCAAACACAAAAAAAGCATGGAAATACGATCCTAATACCCATAAAGTTCATGTTGATGAAAATAGAATTTGGTGGGGAATTGATGGGCAGAATACTGTACCTGCGCTAAAATTGTTTTTATCTGAAGTGCGAGATGGAATGACCCCGCATAATTGGTGGCCACATGATGAAGTTGGACACACCGATGAGGCTAAAAAAGAAATGATTGGATTATATGGTGCTACTAACGTTTTTTCGACTCCAAAACCCGAACGCCTCATTCAGCGCATTATCCATATCGCCACCAACCCTGGCGACCTCGTCCTCGACTCCTTCGCCGGTTCCGGCACTACCGGCGCAGTGGCCCACAAAATGGGCCGCCGCTGGATCATGATTGAACTCGGCGAACACTGCCATACCCACATCATCCCCCGGCTAAAAAAGGTAATCGATGGCGAGGACCAAGGCGGCATTACCGAAGCCGCAGGCTGGAAAGGCGGCGGTGGTTTCCGTTATTACAGGTTAGCGCCGTCCCTGCTTCAAAAAGATAAATGGGACAACTGGATTATCAACAAAGAATATAACCCGGAAATGCTTGCGGAAGCGGTCTGCAAGTTAGAAGGTTTTAGCTACGTGCCATCTGACACCCTCTACTGGATGCATGGAAAGTCAACAGAAAATGATTATATCTATGTGACGACCGCCCAGCTTACCCATGACCAGCTTGCCTTGCTTTCCGATGAAGTCGGGGACAACCGGACCCTTCTGGTTATGTGTACCGCCTTTCGTTCCCGTGCCGGCGGATTTTCCAATCTGACCATAAAGAAAATACCCACATCGGTATTGTCAAAATGCGAGTGGGGACATGATGATTACAGCTTGCAGATCGAAAACCTGCCGATAGCAAAAAAACCACCAAAGACGCAGCCTGATCTCTTTGAAGGAGACGAGGAATGA
- a CDS encoding virulence RhuM family protein yields the protein MKKKLPVHTHIRSGAAEFLIFSLQAQEDGIEVRVQNDTIWLSQKLMAKLFDCSSDNIGLHLKNIFGENELNEKATTEDFSAVASNSKTYNIKHYNLDAIIAVGYRVNSKRATAFRQWATSVLRDYALRGYIIDKKRMENGTFLGHDYFEHLLAEIREIRLSERRFYQKITDIYSTALDYNKDAPETRDFFAKVQNKLHYAIHGYTAAELIMKRADADKEQMGLISWENSPDGKVLKTDVSIAKNYLTERELASLGRIVNAYLDLAEDRAERQVPMTMDDWAKRLDVFLSADDREILQDAGKITAKMAKDFAENEFEKFRVRQDRLFESDFDKELKRIQAEHKEDTK from the coding sequence ATGAAGAAAAAACTGCCGGTGCATACGCACATACGCTCAGGCGCCGCAGAATTCCTCATTTTTTCCCTTCAGGCGCAGGAAGACGGCATAGAAGTCCGGGTCCAGAATGATACCATTTGGTTAAGCCAAAAATTGATGGCAAAACTTTTCGATTGTTCCAGCGACAACATTGGACTCCACCTCAAAAACATATTCGGCGAGAATGAATTGAATGAAAAAGCAACTACCGAGGATTTCTCGGCAGTTGCGTCAAATAGTAAAACCTATAATATCAAGCACTATAACCTGGACGCCATCATTGCCGTGGGGTATCGGGTCAATTCCAAACGGGCTACCGCCTTCCGTCAATGGGCAACTTCGGTCTTAAGAGATTACGCGCTCCGGGGTTATATTATCGATAAAAAACGGATGGAAAACGGAACCTTCCTGGGGCATGACTATTTTGAACACCTGCTTGCGGAAATACGTGAAATCCGTTTGAGCGAACGGCGGTTCTATCAAAAAATAACCGACATTTATTCAACTGCCCTGGATTATAACAAGGATGCGCCTGAAACCCGAGATTTTTTTGCCAAGGTTCAAAACAAACTTCACTATGCCATTCACGGGTACACCGCCGCTGAATTGATCATGAAGCGGGCCGATGCGGACAAGGAACAGATGGGCCTTATCTCATGGGAAAACAGCCCCGACGGCAAGGTTCTGAAAACCGATGTTTCTATTGCCAAAAATTATTTGACCGAACGTGAGTTGGCGTCCCTGGGCCGTATTGTAAACGCCTATCTGGACTTGGCGGAAGACCGGGCTGAACGGCAGGTCCCCATGACTATGGATGATTGGGCAAAGCGGCTGGATGTGTTTTTAAGCGCCGATGATCGGGAAATATTGCAGGATGCAGGAAAGATAACGGCAAAAATGGCAAAGGATTTTGCGGAGAATGAATTTGAAAAATTCCGTGTTCGCCAGGATCGTCTGTTTGAATCGGATTTTGACAAAGAACTAAAACGTATTCAAGCCGAACATAAGGAAGATACAAAATGA